From Paraflavitalea devenefica, the proteins below share one genomic window:
- a CDS encoding helix-turn-helix domain-containing protein has product MKIKTIEDFYKDVRANIPSTINREIGHFNVFNMEELMQRLRKKPEMPYNRRAYYKISLIIGRNRAEYADKVIEIEKNALLFATPRVPYNYVPYDLDQSGYFCVFTDEFLREVKSGVQIDDLPIFKAGGYPIFQLSEEQRDEIAAIFRKMEKELASDYLYKYDLIRNYVLELIHFGQKLQPVTANYPTHTAAERISSLFVELLERQFPIESTHQQLRLRTAKDYAAGLAVHVNHLNKVLRESTGKTTTDLVNGRIVKEAKILLRQTEWNVSEIAYCLGFEQVAHFSNFFRKHTEVSPLAFRSGH; this is encoded by the coding sequence ATGAAGATCAAGACCATTGAAGATTTTTATAAAGACGTGCGCGCTAATATTCCTTCCACCATTAACAGGGAGATTGGCCACTTCAATGTGTTTAATATGGAAGAGCTGATGCAAAGGCTCCGCAAGAAGCCGGAGATGCCTTACAACAGGCGCGCCTATTATAAAATAAGCCTGATCATCGGCAGGAACAGGGCCGAGTATGCCGATAAGGTGATCGAGATAGAAAAGAATGCCCTCCTGTTCGCCACCCCGCGGGTGCCTTATAACTATGTACCCTATGATCTTGACCAGTCGGGTTATTTCTGTGTTTTTACCGATGAATTTCTCCGGGAAGTAAAGAGCGGCGTACAGATTGATGACCTGCCTATTTTCAAGGCCGGTGGTTATCCCATTTTCCAGCTCTCGGAAGAGCAGCGGGATGAGATTGCCGCTATTTTCCGGAAGATGGAAAAGGAGCTGGCCTCTGATTATCTCTATAAGTATGACCTGATACGGAATTATGTGCTGGAGCTGATCCACTTCGGACAGAAGCTGCAACCCGTAACGGCCAATTATCCCACGCATACTGCTGCAGAACGTATCTCCTCGCTGTTTGTGGAACTGCTGGAGCGGCAATTTCCCATCGAGTCTACCCACCAGCAACTGAGGCTGCGCACGGCCAAAGATTATGCAGCAGGGCTGGCCGTTCATGTGAACCACCTCAATAAGGTGCTGCGGGAAAGTACCGGCAAGACCACGACCGACCTGGTCAATGGCAGGATTGTAAAGGAAGCCAAGATCCTGTTGCGGCAAACGGAATGGAATGTATCGGAGATCGCGTATTGCCTGGGCTTTGAGCAGGTAGCGCATTTTTCCAATTTCTTCCGCAAGCATACCGAAGTCTCTCCACTCGCCTTCCGTTCCGGGCATTGA
- a CDS encoding SDR family NAD(P)-dependent oxidoreductase, producing the protein MEQTSKIALVTGGSRGLGKDMVLQLAKKGLGVLLTYKNSQEEALSVVSQIQQAGGRAAALRLDTGDIKNFDQFFVAVKRTLKEVFAADHFDYLVNNAGIGYQAPVGEVSEAAFDELVNVHFKGVYFLTQKALPMLHDGGGIINISSGLARFSMPGYSAYASQKGAIEVFTRYLAKELGVRGIKANVVAPGAIETDFGGGHVRDNEQVNQFVRNVTALGRAGLPEDIGGVVAFLCTEEARWINGQRIEVSGGMNI; encoded by the coding sequence ATGGAACAGACAAGTAAAATTGCCCTGGTAACCGGCGGTAGCCGCGGACTGGGAAAAGACATGGTCCTTCAACTGGCAAAGAAAGGGCTCGGCGTATTACTCACTTATAAAAACAGTCAGGAAGAAGCGCTCAGCGTAGTATCACAGATACAGCAAGCCGGTGGCCGGGCAGCCGCCCTGCGCCTGGATACCGGGGATATTAAAAACTTCGACCAATTTTTTGTAGCCGTAAAGCGCACCCTCAAAGAAGTATTTGCAGCAGATCATTTTGATTACCTGGTTAACAATGCCGGTATTGGTTACCAGGCTCCTGTTGGAGAGGTGAGCGAAGCAGCGTTTGATGAATTAGTGAATGTACACTTTAAAGGTGTTTATTTCCTGACGCAAAAAGCATTGCCTATGCTTCATGACGGCGGCGGGATTATTAATATATCCTCGGGGCTGGCCCGTTTCAGCATGCCGGGTTATTCCGCTTATGCTTCGCAGAAAGGCGCCATCGAAGTGTTTACACGCTACCTGGCCAAAGAGTTGGGTGTGCGGGGCATTAAAGCCAATGTGGTGGCGCCCGGCGCTATAGAAACGGATTTTGGCGGTGGTCATGTGCGGGATAATGAGCAGGTGAACCAATTCGTGCGCAATGTCACGGCACTGGGCCGCGCCGGTCTGCCGGAAGATATTGGCGGTGTGGTGGCCTTCCTTTGCACCGAAGAGGCACGGTGGATCAATGGCCAGCGCATTGAGGTATCAGGAGGGATGAATATTTAA
- a CDS encoding L-fucose dehydrogenase: protein MDLQLKDKVIIVTGGAKGIGEGISKVLAAEGAIPVILGRNEEDNLKTVSDIQAAGFQAAQVVAELTKPEACEQAVKAVIKQFGRIDGLVNNAGVNDGVGLENGSYEAFIASLHKNLVHYYLVAHYALPELKKSKGAIVNISSKTAETGQGGTSAYAASNGGRNALTREWAVELLPYGIRVNAIIVAECWTPLYERWISSLPNSAEKLASIVSKIPLEHRMTTSEELGNTTAFLLSERSSHTTGQLIHVDGGYVHLDRAISQ, encoded by the coding sequence ATGGATCTCCAGTTAAAAGATAAGGTCATTATTGTAACAGGCGGCGCTAAAGGGATTGGTGAAGGCATCTCCAAAGTATTGGCAGCAGAAGGCGCGATCCCGGTTATCCTGGGCCGTAATGAGGAAGATAACCTGAAAACGGTCAGCGATATTCAGGCAGCCGGTTTCCAGGCAGCGCAGGTGGTAGCAGAGCTTACCAAACCCGAAGCCTGTGAACAGGCAGTAAAAGCAGTGATCAAACAATTTGGCCGTATAGACGGACTGGTGAATAATGCCGGCGTGAATGATGGCGTAGGACTGGAAAACGGCAGTTATGAAGCCTTCATCGCTTCCCTTCACAAGAACCTGGTGCATTATTACCTCGTAGCGCATTATGCTTTGCCGGAGCTGAAGAAGTCGAAAGGCGCTATTGTGAATATCAGTTCCAAGACCGCAGAAACCGGTCAGGGCGGCACCTCCGCCTATGCCGCTTCCAATGGCGGGCGCAATGCCTTAACGCGTGAGTGGGCCGTAGAGCTCCTCCCCTATGGCATCCGGGTAAATGCGATCATTGTAGCAGAATGCTGGACGCCGCTGTATGAAAGGTGGATCAGCAGTCTGCCCAATTCAGCAGAAAAACTGGCTTCCATTGTATCCAAGATACCCCTGGAGCACCGCATGACCACTTCCGAAGAACTGGGCAATACCACGGCCTTCCTGTTGTCTGAAAGGTCGAGCCATACGACTGGTCAGCTTATCCATGTAGATGGCGGTTATGTACATTTAGACAGGGCGATCAGTCAATAA